A stretch of DNA from Aliarcobacter thereius LMG 24486:
TTTAATAGGACATACGGTTTCAGAATTTTTATCTATGATTATTTCAACTGGTACAAAATTAAATAATGATACAGCAGTGTTATCAAAATCAGCTCAAGAACTATCAACTTCTGCAAATGAACAAGCAACATCGCTGGAGCAAACAGCAGCAGCTATTGAAGAGATAACGGCAATTATTAAACAGAGTGTTCAAAAAACATCTCAAATGTCTATTTTAGCAAATGAGCTTCAAAAATCTTCAAAAAGTGGAGAAACTTTGGCTAATCAGACAAATGAAGCTATGGATCAAATAAATAAAGAAGTTAGTTCTATAAATGAAGCTATTGAAGTAATTGATCAAATAGCATTTCAAACAAATATCTTAAGTTTAAATGCAGCAGTAGAAGCAGCAACAGCTGGAGAAGCTGGAAAAGGATTTGCAGTTGTAGCCCAAGAAGTAAGAAACCTTGCAAATAGAAGTGCAGAGGCTGCTAAAGAGATTAAAAATATTGTTGAGATTGCAACTTCTAAAGCAAATGAAGGAAAAAATATTGCAAGTAGTATGAAGCTTGGATATTCAGAACTTAATAAAAGGATAGATGAAACAATAGTATTAATAGAAGATGTTTCAAGAGGAACTAAAGAAGAAGAGATAGGAATTCTTCAAATTAATGACACTATAAATGTACTAGATAGAGTTACTCAAGTAAATGCTGGTTCTGCAAGAACAATAAGTACTTTAGCAAGAGAAGCTTCAAGTTTATCTGATAATTTACTAAAAATTGCAGATAGAGCAAAGTTCAAACAAGTTGACCCAAAAAGTATAGATGATATTGATTTAGTTTTTAAGATCTCTAAATTAAAGAATGATCATATTAAATTTAAGTTAGAAAATTTTGATAAAGTAGGTCAAACAAAAGTAGCTTGGCAAGTTGAAAATGATTTAGAGTGTGATTTAGGTAAATGGATTGCAGAACAAGAACAAAAATCTATGAATTTTGTTAAAAAAGATTATTGGAAAGAGCTAAAAAAACATCATGAATTAGTTCATAAAAATGTTCAAGAGTATATAAATGAAGATTGTAAACAAGAACCAGATAGCCAAAAATTAAAATCATATTCTATTGAATTAGATAATTCAACTGTTGAAGTTTTTAAAGCTTTGGATAGAGTTAAAGTTGATAATATAGGAAAAGATGAAGTTTTAAATACAAAACAGGCTCAAAAACAGATAGAAAAGCCTGAAATAAATAAAGAAAAACAAGATTTAGAAACTATAAAAATAGATGTAAAAGATGTAAAGATTCTTGAGAAAACTGAAAAAAAACAAGAGTTTAAATCAAATTCAAATGATGATGAATGGGAGAGCTTTTAAAAGCTCTCTTGACTTAAAAAACTTACAAACTTAATCTTTATCAAAAACAAGATACAATATCCCCTTAAAATAAATTAATATGCTATAAAAATAATCAAAGGAATCTTATATGAATAAGCAAAAAGTAGAGTTGCTTAGCCCAGCTGGGAATTTAGAAAAATTAAAAATTGCTATAAATTATGGTGCAGATGCTGTTTATGGTGGAGTTAGCCACTTTAGTTTAAGAATTAGAGCAGGAAAAGAGTTTACATTTGAAACATTTAAAGAAGGTATTGAATATGCACATGCAAGAGGTAAAAAAGTATATGCAACAATAAATGGCTTCCCTTTTAATTCTCAAATAGAACTTTTAAAAAAACATATTATAAATATGGCAGAAGTAAAACCAGATGCATTTATAGTTGCAGCACCTGGAGTTATTAAACTTTGTAGAGAATTAGCTCCACAAATACCAATTCATGTATCAACTCAAGCAAATGTTTTAAACTATCTTGATGCACAAGTTTATTGGGATATGGGAGTAAAAAGAATAATTGCAGCTAGAGAAATATCATTAAAAGATATAAAAGAGATAAAAAAGCATTTACCTGAAATGGAGATTGAAATTTTTGTTCATGGTTCTATGTGTTTTGCATATAGTGGAAGATGTTTAATAAGTGCTGTTCAAATGGGAAGAGTTCCAAATAGAGGTTCATGTGCAAATGATTGTAGATTTGAATATACACTTTATGCTGGAAATGAAGAGCATGGAAGTCTGTTTAGACTTGAAGAGGAACCAGGAGTTGGAACATATATTTTTAATTCAAAAGATATGAATCTTGCAAGTCATATAAAAGAGATTTTAGATACAGGAGCTGTTGATAGTTTAAAAATAGAAGGAAGAACAAAATCACCATATTATGCAGCGGTAACTGCAAAAGCATATAGAGAAGCTATTGATGACTATTTTGCAGATAATTTTGATGCAGAAAAATATCAAAGAGAGTTACACACTACAAAAAATAGAGGATTTACAGATGCTTATTTGGTTCATAGACCATTTGAAAAAACAGATTCTCAAAACCATGCATATGCTTTAAGTAAAGGAAGTTATGAAGTAACAGGACTTGTGAGTGAAGATGAAGAGCATTTTTACTGCAAATACAAAGTTTATCCAAATGAAGATATTGAAATATTTACTCCTCATAATACAGTTTTAGATACTTGTGATAATGAAATCGGGAAAATATTTAAAAAAGATGATGGATTGTATTATATAAATTTCAAAAAGATTTTAACTGATACAAATAAAGAGCTTGAAAGTGTTCATAG
This window harbors:
- a CDS encoding peptidase U32 family protein, with product MNKQKVELLSPAGNLEKLKIAINYGADAVYGGVSHFSLRIRAGKEFTFETFKEGIEYAHARGKKVYATINGFPFNSQIELLKKHIINMAEVKPDAFIVAAPGVIKLCRELAPQIPIHVSTQANVLNYLDAQVYWDMGVKRIIAAREISLKDIKEIKKHLPEMEIEIFVHGSMCFAYSGRCLISAVQMGRVPNRGSCANDCRFEYTLYAGNEEHGSLFRLEEEPGVGTYIFNSKDMNLASHIKEILDTGAVDSLKIEGRTKSPYYAAVTAKAYREAIDDYFADNFDAEKYQRELHTTKNRGFTDAYLVHRPFEKTDSQNHAYALSKGSYEVTGLVSEDEEHFYCKYKVYPNEDIEIFTPHNTVLDTCDNEIGKIFKKDDGLYYINFKKILTDTNKELESVHSGNINKIQLPCKLPYLTMFRIKNEEVNIE